The proteins below are encoded in one region of Pseudomonas sp. SCB32:
- a CDS encoding TIGR02449 family protein, with product MEDADLLTLIAKFDQLLQRLEQLKAENRLLRANEKSWREERAHLIEKNEMARQKVEAMILRLKALEQDS from the coding sequence ATGGAAGACGCCGACCTGCTCACGCTGATCGCCAAGTTCGACCAGTTGCTCCAGCGCCTGGAGCAGCTCAAGGCCGAAAACCGGCTGCTGCGGGCGAACGAGAAAAGCTGGCGGGAAGAACGCGCCCATCTGATCGAGAAGAACGAAATGGCTCGGCAGAAGGTCGAAGCGATGATTTTGCGACTCAAAGCCTTGGAGCAGGACTCATGA
- a CDS encoding cell division protein ZapA produces the protein MSQSNTLNVQILDKEYCIACPPDERVNLESAARYLDSKMREIRSSGKVIGADRVAVMAALNITHDLLHKQERQDHDSSSTRERVRELLERVDRALTTDKEPGEV, from the coding sequence ATGAGCCAGTCGAATACCCTGAACGTTCAAATCCTCGACAAGGAGTACTGCATCGCCTGCCCTCCGGACGAGCGCGTCAACCTGGAAAGCGCTGCGCGCTATCTCGACAGCAAGATGCGCGAGATCCGCTCCAGCGGCAAAGTGATCGGCGCCGACCGCGTGGCGGTGATGGCTGCCCTGAACATCACCCACGACCTGCTGCACAAGCAGGAGCGCCAGGATCACGACAGCAGCTCCACCCGCGAGCGCGTGCGCGAGCTGCTCGAGCGCGTGGACCGCGCCCTTACCACCGATAAGGAGCCGGGTGAAGTCTGA
- a CDS encoding UPF0149 family protein encodes MSTSSSAYSAFATLLAEAALPISPAELHGHLLGRVCAGSGFDQDEWLQAAGELLGGEPGERLSAALGGLLGMVQQDFSAGEMAVVLMLPNDDAPLAERAAALGQWCQGFLAGFGLALRSPSLSDEADEVLQDIAAIAQVQGALEDSEDGEADYMEVQEYLRVAPLLLFSEFGKVPAPAEKPSLH; translated from the coding sequence ATGTCCACGTCAAGTTCCGCCTATTCCGCCTTTGCCACCCTGCTCGCCGAGGCTGCCCTGCCTATCTCTCCCGCCGAATTGCACGGCCATCTGCTCGGCCGCGTCTGCGCAGGGTCCGGCTTCGACCAGGACGAATGGCTGCAGGCCGCAGGTGAGCTGCTCGGCGGCGAGCCGGGCGAGCGACTGAGCGCGGCACTGGGCGGCCTGCTGGGCATGGTCCAGCAGGACTTCAGCGCCGGTGAGATGGCCGTGGTGCTGATGCTGCCCAACGATGACGCCCCGCTCGCCGAGCGCGCCGCGGCCCTGGGCCAGTGGTGCCAGGGCTTCCTCGCCGGCTTTGGCCTGGCGCTGCGTTCCCCCAGCCTGTCGGACGAAGCCGACGAAGTGCTGCAGGATATCGCCGCCATTGCCCAGGTCCAGGGCGCGCTGGAAGATTCCGAAGACGGCGAGGCCGACTACATGGAAGTGCAGGAATACCTGCGCGTCGCCCCGCTGCTGCTGTTCTCCGAATTCGGCAAGGTGCCGGCACCGGCCGAGAAACCGTCCCTGCATTGA